Proteins encoded in a region of the Pseudomonas viciae genome:
- a CDS encoding hemagglutinin repeat-containing protein, which produces MDDRQYAFLARQPSATLKTRDAFWGMPKRGLAFLLANVMFWQPMWAQAGGIVVSAPGTSLGQAGNGVPVVNIAKPNGSGLSHNQFKDYNVGSNGVILNNATNPAQATQLGGIILGNPNLKGTAARVILNEVNGGNPSQLRGYTEVAGQSAHVIVANPYGITCNGCGFINTPKATLTTGKPIIENGQVNRYQVDQGSVAIEGAGLNANNVDRFEIITRSAKINAEIQAKNLTIVAGRNDVNAGTLNATARADDGSAKPELAIDSSALGGMYAGAIKLVGTEAGVGVKLDGKMVASGGDIQLDANGHLSMAETAAAGAVNIQANSLETRGQVYAGSRLDVKTQGDLTSQNNLVARDSVHLDSGGTLSNNGIIEAGVNADNSRNTTGDVTLSAKQLNNAGKTVIASRDLNVTTSVGLNNQGGTLSGQGKTTVTGNAVDNRNKGRILGGTELHLAANQVLNSQGGLINSQGLLTANLGHLENNAGELSSLNSATLILGSLDNLTGLVMAGKNLDITNTGAIKNQGGELSSQGVMTVRTASLDNSNKGTVAANGKLLVSATGAVNNADKGLIASRTDEVEFDAASLNNAKGTLQGKGLVTVDVAGDIDNQGGSIIAQDANLSVFATNLDNRGGVLSSVKAALEARTTGVLKNGYDVNRQGGTIQAQGLNIQALAGLFNDGGRLAAQAGDIVISNAGADINNRSGGMYATGKVQVIGRDMDNSGGGQISASRIDFDLSGALNNNAGIIESQDSLDVLAASLSNQKGQLRTLGKNSTTAFNIGGLFDNSDGTLETASNDVGFDTGSVQNVGGKLLHTGLGLFGISQANLGQAGGQLVTYGNLTVTADRWTNSTAIQAGHLVVHVDQLTQTATGQLLSANSMEGRGSNWRVDGLIGSDGAIDLQLTGAYAGNGRLSSLGTLGLKAALISLEQNGSIAGGGNTTVVVDGVLNSYGRLTSAADLSVTAATINNYGTLGSAGALGVTTGDLLNEHGLIFSGGNTSLRVNNLTNRYADIYSLGDLSIDRDGLGTRASRILNSSGTLQSDGNMRLAASTIDNVREVLTTHDAGIYTASIREVACIEGVNAGDCSGGKENHVWQIIQRDKFEVTAASAASSITTGGNLDIQGDTLTNRSSSIGIGGALTANLVSLNNIGIETGETETSRTFMSERTRSPGGWRAAANDFTNKYWLQSPGYNANNLGGLEAAMSRFIGMTERELPQFRTQTSTTDNQTYAAIIQAGGAVDVRTSGNADNSVVRGGYNYVGAGPRTDTQADNVFSTRINVNRQLPPNLTQQQVDPLALPGFDLPTGQNGLFRMSGDGSATPTQGSGLQQVRGLPDSSIKSNPHKYLIETNPALTDMRQFMSSDYLLTNLGYDPDTAAKRLGDGFYEQRLIQQAVIARTGQRFLDGQTSDDGMFKYLMNNAIASKDALNLSLGVSLSAEQVAALTHDIVWMENRTVNNEQVLVPVLYLAQANHRLAANGALIQGADVSLIAGKNLSNAGTLRAASNLRATAGDSLVNSGLLEAGNRLEALAGNDLTNRAGGVIAGRDVSVVAVTGDVTNERTITRHASSTGYKTEQRDFADSAARIEASHDLSAGAGRDIANVGGVLKSGNDMNLQAVRDVNITSAEQVDSNTMGSRHRDQTITQHGSSATAGREMKVTAGQDLRVVASNVIAQSTLALTAGRDIAITSAANESHRFSQSKKVKSSSDLVRQQSSVIQSGGDLSAKAGQDLSLVASQLKGAKDVALDASRDISLLSAKDEAAEFYSKKSKGSFGRSKSEQRESYDSTNVASVVEAGQDLTVNTSQAASGGVTLDGGRNVTVIGSQLSAGNDLVVGATGDVAVLSGIEEHGSYSKKTKSGFLGLSKSGKSELKTTASQVASELEAGNDVVLVAGNDLRLRASETTAGNDVELRAGLVKDSGDINLVSANDTAYSHSEQYKKKTGLSVSGGFLSFSSAKESGRIAQSSTSVGSQVTADRDATLQAERDINLVGSGIDAGRNVSLNAGRDVNVLAAQNSRSERDWEKNKQAGIGVSSDANGINFFAGADSLKEKNRLEQQTAAANQISAGQDVAINAQRDINQTGSDLRATRDIGLTAGRNINIDAARETQLTEQEREASRNGLGISFNHNYGNTKDAVSGAGKGENGVSKASSTLKGIDAVTQFVNGPTVDVKFGNSTQTSSQQVIEQTNRASTFDAGNDLNLNAGSDVTVKGGQLKAGRDINVTGRDVTLDVAKGSVSQESTDRQSWSGIHGGTSGGFKLGVGGSYGVATEDGVHGNSTATQVAAGRDVNVDASHDINLVGTQVKAGRDIALDAGNELNIRSAQNASDSESNRHNGGGEAGLTFGSQGVGVYVSVNIGKGNLEREGNRQQEAYLYAGNRLGFTSGKDTNISGATLRGDEVVGRVGGDLNVSSVPDTGEVKGKEFDLSVTATFGPGAGVSGSVGYGQTTGETHWVEQQTSITGKNKVDIRTEDHTQLDGALIAADNGNLKLDTGTLGFSDIAGKDKEHGYYLNVGGSYSQGGGGAQDSSQVGKGEKDKNGWSISGWEYEKDRQQIVRATVGAGEVAVRNDAQTGTDSTAGLNRDVSKAYEITKDEESRTDLYVTKSSVDAVMDTSGTVQAWKNSIKSYPDSSLKAYEDALKLVNGPVEATKQIWTNIQAQRVSIDEVPAAARAALGDEVALNVAKNLVRNGKDPDDIAKLEPKDVIAIQYFAELFTTFAKQQESCGATGGCASGEEGQKDPVHYVDADGNSRIVNFKPVVPSTPGGNVLVQADALQTYLDKLNPAQAQLVRLGIQAVMGPVKAAVSLAGNVVVDKLFGDKIADAKDALSKSLASELSGKSKDDLEHSDDRFKELSERGATDQKGDVYVRGATTLLDIALGTVTNAAGSVAGKAIGIVGKGASDGVTKGRDGLGGGPRDPDWDKKFAENPPKGWVETGGAKESAPSKTAVQELEVDAYKNLKAREVVGDGLEHDHIPSFAALRTAKEAELGRPLTELETKTLYQNSTAVEVPRDVHIAGPTYGGKNTPAQIQQDAADLCGAVCRDTEALRANLNSRGYDSKLVDETVQKIVERNRNTGVIK; this is translated from the coding sequence ATGGACGACCGCCAATACGCCTTCCTGGCCCGCCAGCCTTCTGCCACCCTGAAAACCCGCGACGCCTTCTGGGGCATGCCCAAGCGCGGCCTGGCATTCCTGCTGGCCAACGTCATGTTCTGGCAGCCGATGTGGGCCCAGGCGGGCGGCATCGTGGTCAGCGCGCCGGGCACCAGCCTCGGCCAGGCCGGCAACGGCGTACCGGTGGTCAACATCGCCAAGCCCAACGGCAGCGGCTTGTCCCACAACCAGTTCAAGGACTACAACGTCGGCAGCAACGGCGTGATCCTCAACAACGCCACCAACCCCGCCCAAGCCACGCAACTGGGCGGGATCATCCTTGGCAACCCGAACCTCAAGGGCACGGCCGCCAGGGTCATCCTCAACGAAGTCAACGGCGGCAACCCGAGCCAGTTGCGCGGTTACACCGAGGTGGCGGGGCAGTCGGCCCATGTCATCGTCGCCAACCCTTATGGCATCACCTGCAATGGCTGCGGGTTCATCAACACCCCGAAGGCGACCCTGACCACGGGTAAGCCGATCATCGAAAACGGCCAGGTGAACCGCTATCAAGTGGATCAGGGCAGCGTTGCCATTGAAGGCGCGGGCCTCAACGCCAACAACGTCGACCGTTTCGAAATCATCACCCGCAGCGCCAAGATCAACGCCGAGATCCAGGCCAAGAACCTGACCATCGTCGCCGGGCGCAATGACGTTAACGCCGGCACCCTGAATGCCACTGCGCGCGCTGACGACGGCAGTGCCAAGCCGGAACTGGCTATCGATTCTTCGGCCTTGGGCGGGATGTACGCAGGTGCCATCAAGCTGGTGGGGACTGAAGCTGGGGTTGGGGTGAAGCTGGACGGCAAGATGGTCGCCAGTGGGGGGGATATTCAGCTTGATGCCAATGGGCATTTGAGCATGGCCGAGACGGCCGCCGCCGGTGCCGTCAACATCCAGGCCAACAGCCTGGAAACCCGTGGCCAGGTGTACGCTGGTAGCCGCTTGGACGTTAAGACCCAGGGCGACCTGACCAGCCAGAACAACCTGGTGGCCCGCGACAGCGTTCACCTGGACAGCGGTGGCACGTTGAGCAACAACGGCATCATCGAAGCCGGGGTCAACGCCGATAACAGCCGCAACACCACAGGTGATGTCACCCTCTCTGCCAAGCAGTTGAACAACGCCGGAAAAACCGTCATCGCCAGTCGCGACCTGAATGTCACGACCAGCGTCGGGCTGAACAACCAGGGCGGCACCCTCAGTGGGCAGGGCAAGACCACCGTCACCGGCAACGCTGTGGATAACCGCAACAAAGGCCGAATTCTCGGCGGCACCGAATTGCACCTGGCCGCCAATCAAGTCCTGAACAGCCAGGGCGGCCTGATCAATAGCCAGGGCCTGCTGACGGCCAACCTGGGCCATCTGGAAAACAACGCGGGTGAACTGTCGAGCCTGAACAGCGCGACGCTGATCCTCGGCAGCCTGGACAACCTGACCGGCCTGGTCATGGCTGGCAAAAACCTCGACATCACCAACACCGGCGCGATCAAAAACCAGGGCGGCGAGCTATCCAGCCAAGGCGTCATGACCGTGCGCACCGCCAGCCTGGACAACAGCAACAAAGGCACCGTCGCCGCCAATGGCAAGCTGCTGGTCAGCGCGACTGGCGCGGTGAACAACGCCGACAAAGGCCTGATCGCCAGCCGTACTGACGAGGTTGAGTTCGATGCTGCCAGTCTGAATAACGCCAAAGGCACGCTGCAAGGCAAAGGCTTGGTCACCGTGGATGTCGCGGGCGATATCGATAACCAGGGCGGCAGCATCATCGCCCAGGACGCCAACCTGAGTGTCTTCGCCACCAACCTGGACAACCGTGGCGGCGTGCTCTCCAGCGTCAAGGCCGCGTTGGAGGCGCGCACCACCGGCGTGCTGAAAAATGGCTATGACGTGAATCGCCAGGGCGGCACGATCCAGGCCCAAGGACTGAACATCCAAGCCTTGGCGGGGCTGTTCAACGACGGCGGGCGCCTGGCCGCGCAAGCGGGCGATATCGTGATCAGCAACGCGGGTGCGGACATCAACAACCGCAGCGGCGGGATGTACGCCACGGGCAAGGTCCAGGTCATTGGCCGGGACATGGACAACAGTGGCGGCGGGCAGATCAGCGCCAGTCGCATCGACTTTGACCTTTCGGGCGCGCTGAACAACAACGCCGGCATTATCGAAAGCCAGGACAGCCTGGATGTTCTGGCCGCTAGCCTGAGCAATCAGAAAGGCCAACTGCGCACCCTGGGCAAGAACAGCACCACGGCGTTCAACATTGGTGGGTTGTTCGATAACAGCGACGGCACCCTCGAAACCGCCAGTAATGATGTGGGCTTCGACACCGGCAGCGTCCAGAACGTGGGTGGCAAGCTGCTGCACACCGGTCTGGGATTGTTTGGTATCAGCCAGGCCAATCTGGGCCAGGCGGGTGGGCAACTGGTGACCTACGGCAACCTGACGGTGACCGCTGACCGCTGGACCAACAGCACCGCGATCCAGGCCGGGCACCTGGTGGTTCATGTCGATCAGTTGACCCAGACGGCCACCGGCCAGTTGCTCAGCGCCAATAGTATGGAAGGCCGTGGCAGCAACTGGCGGGTTGATGGCCTGATCGGCAGCGATGGGGCGATCGACCTGCAACTGACCGGCGCCTATGCCGGCAACGGCCGCTTGAGCAGCCTTGGCACCTTGGGCCTCAAGGCCGCGCTGATCAGTCTGGAGCAAAACGGCAGTATCGCTGGCGGCGGCAACACAACCGTCGTGGTCGATGGTGTCCTCAACAGCTACGGTCGGCTGACCTCGGCGGCGGACCTGAGCGTCACGGCCGCCACGATCAACAACTACGGCACGTTGGGCAGTGCCGGCGCGCTCGGTGTCACAACCGGCGACCTGCTCAACGAACACGGATTGATCTTCAGCGGCGGCAACACCAGCCTGCGCGTAAACAACCTGACCAACCGCTATGCCGACATCTACAGCCTGGGTGATCTGAGTATCGATCGCGACGGCCTCGGCACCCGTGCCAGCCGCATCCTCAACAGCTCCGGCACGCTGCAGAGCGACGGCAACATGCGTCTGGCGGCCAGCACGATCGACAACGTCCGCGAGGTCTTGACCACCCACGACGCCGGCATCTATACCGCCTCGATCAGGGAAGTGGCCTGCATCGAAGGGGTCAATGCCGGTGATTGCAGCGGCGGCAAGGAAAACCACGTCTGGCAGATCATCCAGCGCGACAAGTTCGAAGTCACCGCCGCCAGCGCGGCCTCCAGCATCACCACCGGTGGCAACCTGGATATCCAGGGCGACACCCTGACCAACCGGAGCAGCAGCATCGGCATCGGCGGCGCATTGACCGCCAACCTCGTCAGCCTGAACAACATCGGCATCGAGACCGGCGAGACCGAAACCTCGCGCACCTTCATGTCCGAGCGTACGCGTAGCCCAGGTGGCTGGCGCGCCGCCGCGAATGACTTCACCAATAAATACTGGCTGCAGAGCCCAGGCTACAACGCCAATAACCTGGGTGGCCTTGAAGCAGCGATGAGCCGCTTCATCGGCATGACCGAACGTGAGCTCCCGCAGTTCCGCACCCAGACAAGTACTACCGATAACCAGACCTACGCCGCGATTATCCAGGCCGGCGGCGCAGTCGATGTCCGCACCTCGGGCAACGCCGACAACAGCGTCGTGCGTGGCGGCTACAACTACGTCGGCGCCGGCCCGCGCACCGATACCCAGGCTGACAACGTTTTCTCGACCCGCATCAACGTCAATCGGCAGCTACCGCCGAACCTGACTCAGCAACAGGTCGATCCGCTGGCCTTGCCGGGCTTCGACTTGCCCACCGGGCAAAACGGCCTGTTCCGCATGAGCGGCGACGGCTCGGCCACGCCCACCCAAGGCAGCGGCTTGCAACAGGTGCGCGGCCTGCCGGACAGCTCGATCAAATCCAACCCGCACAAGTACCTGATCGAAACCAACCCGGCGCTGACCGACATGCGCCAGTTCATGAGCTCGGACTACCTGCTGACAAACCTGGGCTACGACCCCGACACCGCCGCCAAGCGCTTGGGTGACGGCTTCTACGAACAACGCCTGATCCAACAGGCGGTGATCGCCCGCACCGGCCAACGCTTCCTCGACGGCCAGACCTCCGACGACGGCATGTTCAAGTACCTGATGAACAACGCCATCGCCAGCAAGGACGCCCTCAACCTCTCCCTGGGCGTGAGCCTCAGCGCCGAACAAGTCGCGGCCCTGACCCACGACATCGTCTGGATGGAAAACCGGACGGTGAACAACGAACAGGTGTTGGTTCCGGTGCTTTATCTGGCCCAGGCCAACCATCGTCTGGCGGCCAATGGGGCGTTGATCCAGGGTGCGGATGTCAGCCTGATCGCGGGTAAGAACCTGAGCAATGCGGGCACTTTGCGTGCGGCCAGCAACCTGAGGGCGACGGCTGGCGACAGTCTGGTTAACAGCGGGTTGTTGGAGGCGGGGAATCGTCTTGAGGCGTTGGCGGGGAATGATCTTACTAACCGGGCCGGCGGGGTTATTGCTGGGCGGGATGTCAGTGTTGTTGCCGTGACCGGTGATGTGACCAATGAGCGAACCATCACGCGGCATGCCAGCAGCACTGGCTACAAGACTGAGCAACGCGACTTTGCTGACAGCGCGGCGCGGATTGAGGCGAGTCATGACCTGAGCGCGGGCGCTGGGCGGGATATCGCCAATGTTGGTGGTGTGCTCAAGAGTGGTAACGACATGAACTTGCAGGCGGTGCGTGATGTGAACATCACCTCTGCCGAGCAGGTGGACAGCAACACGATGGGTAGCAGGCACCGGGACCAAACCATCACCCAACATGGTTCCAGCGCTACCGCGGGCCGCGAGATGAAGGTGACCGCTGGGCAGGACCTGAGGGTGGTCGCCAGCAACGTCATCGCCCAGAGTACCCTGGCACTGACTGCCGGGCGCGATATCGCTATCACGTCTGCGGCCAACGAAAGCCATCGTTTCTCCCAAAGTAAAAAAGTCAAAAGCAGCAGCGACCTTGTTCGCCAGCAGTCTTCGGTTATCCAGTCAGGTGGGGATCTGAGCGCCAAGGCCGGGCAAGACCTGAGCCTGGTGGCCAGCCAACTGAAAGGGGCCAAGGACGTTGCCCTCGACGCCAGTCGCGACATCAGTCTGTTGTCCGCGAAGGACGAAGCCGCAGAGTTCTACTCGAAGAAAAGCAAAGGTTCTTTTGGCCGCAGTAAAAGCGAACAACGGGAAAGCTATGACAGCACCAACGTTGCGTCGGTGGTGGAGGCCGGGCAAGACCTGACCGTCAATACCAGCCAAGCCGCCAGTGGCGGTGTCACGCTGGACGGCGGCCGCAACGTCACGGTGATCGGCAGTCAGTTGAGCGCCGGCAATGATCTGGTGGTTGGGGCCACTGGTGATGTGGCGGTGCTCTCAGGTATCGAAGAGCACGGCTCCTACAGCAAGAAAACCAAATCGGGTTTCCTCGGCCTGTCCAAGAGCGGCAAAAGCGAGTTGAAAACCACAGCCTCCCAAGTGGCCAGCGAGCTGGAAGCGGGCAACGATGTGGTGCTGGTCGCGGGCAATGACTTGCGTTTGCGCGCCAGCGAAACCACTGCCGGTAATGACGTGGAACTGCGTGCGGGCCTGGTCAAGGACAGCGGCGACATCAACCTCGTCTCTGCCAACGACACCGCTTACAGCCATAGCGAGCAATACAAGAAAAAAACCGGGCTCTCGGTCTCGGGTGGTTTCTTGTCGTTCTCCTCAGCCAAAGAGTCGGGCCGGATTGCGCAAAGCAGTACCAGCGTTGGTAGCCAGGTGACGGCTGATCGTGATGCGACTCTACAGGCTGAGCGCGATATCAACCTAGTGGGTAGTGGCATCGATGCCGGGCGCAATGTCAGTTTGAATGCCGGGCGTGATGTGAATGTTCTGGCTGCGCAGAACAGTCGTTCCGAGCGGGATTGGGAGAAAAACAAGCAAGCTGGGATCGGTGTTTCTTCGGATGCCAATGGGATCAATTTCTTTGCAGGTGCCGATAGCCTCAAGGAAAAGAACCGTCTGGAACAGCAGACCGCTGCCGCCAACCAGATCAGTGCAGGGCAAGATGTTGCCATCAACGCTCAGCGCGATATCAACCAGACGGGTTCTGATCTGCGTGCCACCCGTGACATTGGCCTCACGGCCGGACGCAATATCAACATCGATGCTGCACGCGAGACCCAACTGACCGAGCAGGAGCGCGAAGCCAGTCGTAATGGGCTTGGCATTTCGTTCAATCATAACTACGGCAACACCAAGGACGCGGTCAGTGGCGCAGGGAAAGGGGAGAACGGCGTCAGCAAGGCGTCCAGCACCCTTAAAGGCATTGATGCCGTCACTCAATTCGTCAACGGACCGACCGTTGACGTCAAGTTCGGCAACAGCACACAAACCAGTAGTCAGCAGGTCATTGAGCAGACCAACCGCGCGTCGACGTTCGATGCGGGCAACGACCTAAATCTCAATGCCGGTAGCGACGTCACGGTCAAAGGGGGGCAGCTAAAGGCCGGGCGGGATATCAACGTCACAGGTCGCGACGTCACGCTGGATGTGGCGAAGGGAAGTGTCAGCCAGGAAAGCACTGATCGCCAAAGCTGGAGTGGGATTCATGGTGGCACCAGTGGCGGCTTTAAACTGGGTGTCGGTGGCAGCTACGGTGTTGCCACCGAGGACGGCGTTCACGGCAATTCGACGGCCACTCAGGTTGCCGCTGGAAGGGATGTCAACGTGGACGCCAGCCATGACATCAACCTGGTAGGCACTCAGGTCAAAGCTGGGCGAGATATTGCGCTCGATGCCGGTAATGAGCTGAACATCAGGTCGGCGCAGAACGCCAGCGACAGTGAGAGCAACCGACACAACGGTGGTGGCGAGGCAGGCCTGACATTCGGTTCTCAAGGCGTAGGCGTCTACGTCAGTGTGAACATCGGCAAGGGCAATCTTGAGCGCGAAGGTAACCGCCAGCAAGAAGCCTATCTCTACGCGGGCAATCGCCTGGGCTTCACCAGCGGCAAAGACACCAACATCAGCGGTGCCACCCTGCGCGGCGATGAGGTTGTTGGCCGTGTCGGCGGCGACCTGAATGTCTCCTCGGTGCCTGACACAGGCGAAGTCAAAGGCAAAGAGTTCGACCTCAGCGTTACAGCGACCTTTGGTCCAGGGGCTGGCGTCAGTGGCTCTGTGGGATATGGGCAGACGACCGGTGAGACCCATTGGGTCGAGCAGCAAACCAGCATCACCGGCAAAAACAAAGTCGATATCCGGACCGAGGATCACACTCAACTGGATGGCGCCCTGATCGCCGCCGACAACGGCAACCTCAAACTGGACACTGGGACTCTGGGCTTCAGTGATATCGCCGGTAAGGACAAGGAACATGGCTATTACCTGAACGTGGGTGGCAGCTACTCCCAGGGGGGAGGCGGCGCCCAGGACAGCAGTCAGGTTGGCAAAGGCGAGAAAGATAAAAACGGCTGGAGCATCAGCGGTTGGGAGTACGAAAAGGATCGTCAACAGATCGTGCGGGCGACTGTTGGGGCCGGTGAAGTGGCGGTACGCAATGATGCTCAGACCGGGACCGATTCGACGGCAGGGCTCAACCGGGACGTGAGCAAGGCCTACGAGATCACCAAGGATGAGGAATCTCGGACCGACTTGTACGTCACCAAGTCCTCGGTGGACGCGGTGATGGATACCTCTGGGACGGTGCAGGCTTGGAAGAACAGCATCAAAAGCTACCCCGATAGCAGCCTGAAAGCGTATGAGGACGCGCTCAAGTTGGTTAATGGGCCGGTGGAGGCCACCAAGCAGATCTGGACCAACATCCAGGCGCAGCGGGTTTCAATTGATGAGGTGCCTGCTGCGGCGAGAGCTGCGCTGGGGGATGAGGTTGCGCTGAATGTTGCGAAGAACTTGGTTCGCAATGGTAAGGATCCTGATGACATCGCGAAGCTGGAGCCTAAGGATGTAATCGCTATCCAATACTTCGCGGAGCTATTCACAACGTTTGCCAAGCAACAAGAAAGCTGTGGCGCTACAGGAGGCTGTGCATCGGGAGAGGAGGGCCAGAAGGATCCGGTCCACTATGTTGATGCGGATGGCAACAGCAGGATTGTGAATTTTAAGCCGGTGGTACCAAGTACCCCCGGCGGAAATGTGTTGGTTCAAGCTGACGCTTTACAGACCTATCTCGATAAATTGAACCCAGCGCAAGCGCAGCTTGTACGCTTGGGAATACAAGCCGTCATGGGACCAGTCAAAGCCGCGGTGAGTCTGGCCGGTAATGTGGTGGTGGATAAGCTGTTCGGAGACAAAATCGCCGACGCTAAAGATGCTTTGTCAAAATCCCTAGCGAGCGAGCTCAGTGGCAAGAGCAAGGACGATTTGGAGCATAGCGATGATCGTTTCAAGGAGCTTTCCGAGCGTGGGGCAACTGATCAAAAAGGTGATGTATACGTTCGTGGTGCAACCACGCTGCTGGATATTGCCTTGGGGACCGTCACCAACGCTGCCGGGTCCGTAGCGGGCAAGGCCATTGGTATTGTGGGTAAGGGGGCTTCGGATGGTGTAACGAAAGGGCGCGATGGGCTGGGGGGGGGGCCGAGGGATCCTGATTGGGACAAGAAGTTTGCGGAGAATCCGCCGAAGGGGTGGGTGGAAACGGGGGGTGCAAAAGAATCCGCGCCTTCGAAAACGGCGGTTCAAGAACTTGAGGTCGACGCCTATAAAAACCTTAAGGCAAGAGAGGTTGTTGGAGATGGTCTAGAACACGACCATATCCCTTCATTTGCTGCGTTGCGCACAGCAAAGGAAGCAGAGTTGGGCCGCCCCCTTACTGAGTTGGAGACCAAGACTCTCTACCAAAACTCTACTGCTGTAGAGGTTCCACGAGATGTACATATTGCAGGTCCGACGTATGGCGGGAAAAATACTCCTGCTCAGATTCAGCAAGATGCTGCGGATCTGTGCGGTGCAGTTTGTCGTGACACAGAAGCTTTGCGGGCAAATCTGAACAGTAGAGGTTATGATTCGAAGTTGGTAGATGAAACTGTTCAAAAAATAGTGGAAAGAAATCGCAATACGGGGGTTATTAAATAA